Proteins from a genomic interval of Gloeocapsopsis sp. IPPAS B-1203:
- a CDS encoding ParA family protein: MSRVITLFNQSGGVGKSTLTMNIGYHLAQRQQRVLLVDMDPQASLTVFMGLEPSELGNTVYEAIVIGEQLPIYKNIHKMDLAPANINLSGAELELVVADMRDVRLKEALKPILKQYDFILIDCPPSLGILSYISLVASTHVLIPIQTQYKALKGTELLLNTIGRVRSRANRKLKIAGVIPTMHDSRTVQGEMSLQSIQEHLSQIGKIYPTIPRSVAFADASQEHIPLALYNAKHPAVSLLNQIAKNLEVMS; encoded by the coding sequence ATGAGTAGGGTAATTACGCTGTTTAATCAATCAGGGGGAGTAGGTAAAAGTACATTGACAATGAATATAGGCTACCATTTGGCTCAACGGCAGCAGCGAGTCTTGCTCGTTGATATGGACCCACAGGCATCGCTGACCGTATTTATGGGCTTGGAGCCATCAGAACTAGGCAACACAGTGTATGAAGCGATTGTTATTGGCGAACAGCTACCAATCTATAAGAACATTCACAAGATGGATTTGGCTCCTGCCAACATTAACTTGAGTGGGGCAGAACTAGAATTGGTAGTGGCAGATATGCGGGATGTACGCCTCAAAGAAGCGCTAAAGCCGATTCTGAAACAATACGATTTCATTTTGATAGACTGTCCCCCCTCCCTCGGTATTCTTAGCTATATCAGCTTAGTAGCTTCGACGCATGTCTTAATTCCCATCCAGACGCAGTACAAAGCCCTAAAAGGAACAGAACTTTTGTTAAATACAATTGGTCGCGTGCGGTCTCGCGCCAATCGCAAGCTAAAAATTGCTGGCGTAATTCCAACAATGCATGATTCTCGGACTGTACAAGGCGAAATGAGTTTACAGTCAATTCAAGAGCATTTATCCCAAATCGGGAAAATTTATCCAACCATTCCTCGGTCAGTTGCCTTTGCGGATGCTTCACAAGAGCACATACCGCTTGCCCTCTACAATGCTAAACATCCAGCGGTTAGCCTCCTCAATCAAATTGCCAAAAACTTGGAGGTGATGTCATGA